The DNA window CCGTGCGCCTCTGCACGGATCTCGATCTCCCCACCTTTAGGCGTGTATTTCGCTGCATTGTTCAGTAGGTTTGCAATCACTTGCACAAGACGTTTGCGGTCGCCATTTACCACGGTTGTACGCGGTGCAAGGTCCACACGAAGGTGATGCTGTCTTCCTTGTATCAGCGGAGTCACTTGCTCGATTGCTTCCCCAACAATTTGCCTGATGTCGATGGGGATACTTTCAAGCTTCACTAACCCTCTACTTACCCGCGAGACATCCATCAAGTCGTCGACCAGGCTACTCATGTGCCGAATTTGTCTAATGATGACTTCGCTTGTCTGCCGCACCCGGTCCTTGTCGAGAGGAGCGATTCTCAACAGCTCCGCTGCCGAACTGATTGGCGCCAATGGGTTCCGAAGCTCATGCGCTAGCATTGCAAGGAACTCATCTTTTCGGCGCTCTCCTTCCTTCAAACGCTCTTCCGCGAGTTTGCGTTGGGTGATATCGCTGGCTGATCCAATCCATTCGCGGATGTTGCCGCTTGCGTCAAGCAGAGGCACGGCCCTGGAAAATGTCCAACCCGGAGAATCATCTTGGCGCAAGACCCGATGTTCGAGTTCGAACACGCTTTTCCGATGTATGGCTTCTTGAATTTTGTGCCGCGCTAGCGCAAGGTCCTCGGGATGGACATACTGCTCGATACGGTATTCAGCCCAGCCGGCAGTAGTCTTGAGGAAGTTCCGGCCATCGAGTTCATGCATGTACCTCCAATCAGGACTCATACGGTAGAGAACCTCCGAGGTCGCCGAAACGTAGGCATTGAGCCGGCCTTCGCTCTCGCGCAGCGACAACGCTGACTGCACCTGGTCGGTGACGTCAATCGTTGTGTGCGAGATGCAAATCAAACTTCCTTCCTCGTCGTAGATGGGCGTATTGGTGGCGCTCCAGTACATATCCTCGAACCAGCTTCGGCCATCCGCATGCATCTCAATTGGATACCGCTGCGCTACCATCTTCTGGCTCTGACCGGTCTCGATGGCCATTGCGATTGAACGTGCAAGATCTTGTGCACCTGTGTCGCCGTAATCATTCGGATCATTTGGGAACACGGAGAACAATGGACGCCCCTCTACTTCTGCGCGCGTTCGCGAGACTGATGAAAGAAAAGCTTCATTTACCGCCAGGATCTCTAGATTTTCTGTCGGCGCCAACAGGTACTGACCGATAGGGGAGCGGTCAAAAGAAGAGTGAAATATTTTGTCAGGCAGCATGAGTCTTCCAGTGGAATAACGCGTTGAAGGCATGTGCCTAAGCGTTTCCCATCTTACGGAACTTTCTCGCTTTGGCGTCGCTAATTTCGACCAGTGTGCCATCATCTATATCTACGGCGAACGTCCGGAATGGGGCGTGGGCTTCCGTACACTGGACGGCGGCAATCGGCAAAGTCCCGACGCACCGCGATGTAGTTTGCTGTGATCTATGTTCGCCCGGTGCGACGGTGTGCCGACCGGCGGTTTTTTTTCAAGGCCGGCAAGGTACGAGCGCTGAAACCGCGATCCTGATTGGGGTGACTACCTCGGTGGGCTTCGCCGGTTTCGTTCTCATGCAGGAATTCTGGAAAAAGCCATGGAGGACCGTCTGCTCTCGCTTGTGCGAGGCCGTGGGCCGTGGCTGGCAACGATTACCGTCAAACGGTCCAGCACCCACGCAGCGAGATGCGCATGGTGCAGGCACGGGAGGGCGCTTTGCCACTGTTGCGACCGTCCGCATCTGGCCCTCCATCCGATACCTTGATAACGCTGCCCGGCGGTTGCGGGCGGAAGGATACCGCCTGTGCTGGCATTGTTGTTTATCGATCCGGATGGGTTCAAACAGGTGAACGATACGATGGGTCACCATACGGGACCACCTGCTGATTGGCGTGGCGCAGCGGAGGACCGGGATGGTACGGCGTACCGATACGGTCGCGCAGCTGGGCGGCGACGTATTCAACGTCTTGCTTGCGGACGTGAACCAGGCGCCCCAGAGTGCCTTCGCAGCGGCAGAAAAATTCTAGGCGACCTGCAAGCGCCCTTTTTGAACGGCACCAGTGGCGTGGGAATTGGCGCCAGTATCGGCCTCGTGGTGTGGGAAGGCGCCAGGTCGGCGGCGGACTTCGAGCATCTTCTGCAGCTTGCGGACGCGCGGATGTATCTGGCCAAGCAGAGCGGCAAGAACCGCGTGGTTGGCCCCTAGCACCTGTTCGCATCGTGCCAGGTGAGTAGCGGTGCCGCATCGCCCAGGTGGGTCGCTGGCCATCGGCGCAATCCGGCGGATCCTCGGTATGCATCCAGGGGCAGCGGAGCGTCCGAAGAACCCTGGCTGCATTGCGCTGTCTTGGCGCCCCGGCCAGCTGTCTTCGACGCCGCGCTGTTCTTGGCGCATCGTTCGGCAGCGGGTGCACTGGCGTTTTTTTAGCGTTTTTTTTACATTCTTAATTTCTTTCCATCCTTTTGTTCGCACCGTCGCCGTTAACCCTGATGACGAGCTGGAATGTATTCACACAAACAGGGGAACTACCGCATGAGAGTAAAAGATTTGTCAATCGCCAAGAGACTGGGCCTGGGATTCGGTATCGTGAGTGTACTGCTCGTGTGTCTGATCATGATGAGTAACGTCATGCTTGGACGCATGGACTCGAATACTGATGCAATCGTTCATGATCGCATGCCGAAGATCATGGCCACGAAGGACATGCTGCTGGAGGTGAACGATATCGCCATCGCTTTGCGCAATATGATGCTGTCGCCGGGGTCAGCTGACCGCGCACTACAAATGGATGAAATCAAGGCATCGAGAACGGCCATTGCCGGCATTTTGAACTCCATGAATGTTTCCATGAAGCGTCCCCAGGCGCGGGCATTACTGGCGCAAATCACTAAGGATATGGATGCCTACGTGGTCGGGCAAGATCAGCTGATCCAGTTGGTCAACGATGGCAATCTGGAGGCGGCGCGAACCTTGTTGAGTACGGAACTCCGGCCCTTGCTGGCGCGTCTGAAGGGATCGGCAAATGAATTGGTCAACTTCCAGAAAGGGTTGAGCGATGAGGCGGCCGCAGCTGCCGCGGCGACCTACACCGAATCGAGATTGCTTTCGATCCTGATTGGCGTGCTTGCCGTTGCTTTTGCGGTGGGCGTGGCCTGGTGGATTACCGTGTCGATCGTCCGGCCCGTGCGCAGAGCCCTGGAAGTGGCCAATACCGTTGCGGCCGGTGACTTGACCAGTCAGATCGACGTGGAAACCACCGATGAAATGGGGCAGTTGCTGCTGGCAATGAAAGCAATGAACGAGAGCTTGGCCCGGACGGTGCAAGTTGTCCGCGCGGGCACCGACACGATCGCCACCGCGGCCGCGGAGGTCGCTGCAGGCAGCCAGGACTTGTCGGCACGTACGGAGCAGCAGGCCAGCTCCCTCGAGGAGACGGCTTCCTCGATGGAAGAATTGACATCGACCGTGAAGCAGAGCGCCGACAACGCCCGGCAGGCCAATTCGCTCGCGGAAAGCGCGTCCGCTATCGCCATGCGAGGTGGTAACGTCATCGGGCAGGTGGTGACAACGATGGATGAGATCCGGGCTTCTGCGGCAAAGATCGGCGACATCACCAGCGTCATCGATAGCATCGCCTTTCAGACAAATATCCTTGCCCTGAATGCAGCTGTCGAGGCCGCACGTGCCGGCGAGCAGGGACGGGGCTTTGCCGTTGTCGCCAGCGAAGTGCGCACGTTGGCGCAGCGTTCGGCAGCGGCCGCAAAGGAGATCAAGCAGCTCATCAGCGATTCGACGGAGAAGGTCGCCGACGGTGCCGCGCTGGTGGGCCAGGCTGGCGCAACAATGACGGAGATCGTATCGAGCGTGAACCGCGTGACTGGTATTATGGGAGAGATCACGACGGCGAGTACCGAGCAGACTGCAGGGATCGAACAGATCAACCAGGCGGTGGGCGAAATGGATTCGGTGACTCAGCAAAATGCTGCACTGGTCGAGCAGGCGAGTGCGGCATCCGAAACGATGAGCGAGCAAGCCGCCAAGCTGGCCGAAGCGGTGTCGGTGTTCCGTCTTCACGCGCCGATGCCGCCGATGTCAGCGGGCGCCAAGGGCGCATCACACCCACTACGGCGCCCGGTACTTGCAATGAACTGACGAGACTTCGATCACGGGAGGCTACATATGGAGGTCCGCTGGGACGAGGCAGGGAAGCCGGTCCCCAGTGAGCGCAAACCGCTGGCGGCTGATCGCGTGGCGCTCACACCAGGCCGTGATGCCGACGTAGCATTGATCCGCCGAATCTACGCACTGTATATCGGACAGGGTGCCGGCGACAGTGCGATCGCCAGGGAACTGTCCACGGAAGGCTTGCGCACGGACCTGGATAAACCCTCAGATGCGGCGACGGTGCGGCCGATTCTGACGAGCGAAAAATGCTGCGGTGTCCTGGTCTTTAACCAGACCACGCGCAAGCTGCGGCGTCCCGTCGCCGGCAATCCGGAGAGCGTATGGGTCCGTTGCGAGAATGCGTTGGCGCCGATTGTCAGCCGCGACATCTTCAACCATGCCCAGCGTGTTTGCGCGGCGCGTGCAAGCACACCTGATCGCGAGCGTATCCTGCAGGCGCTCAGGGACATCCATGCGCATCACGGCACAATCAACGCACGCTTGTGTCAGCATTCCTCGCTGCCCGGCCGCACGACGATCCATGCCCTGTTTGGCGGCTACGTCGAGGCCTATGCGGCCGCAGGCTTGCCGGTGCAGAAGACGGCATCGGGCGCTCTCGGTATCCGGTCGAGGCGCATGATGATGAAGTGGCTTATCGAACAGTGCGCGGCAAAGGCACGGCTGGGGCCGCGAGGGTGGCGCAGTCCGATGCCTGGAATGTCCTCCTGTTGAATGACACGCTGCGGGTTCGCAGCGCCCTCGCGTCATGCCAGCGATACCCCGATACATTGCGCCGGTGGCGCATACCGATACGGCAAGGCGAAGGCTCCGACTTCGTCCTGTGCGCATTGCTCGACCGCGGCAAATGACAGGATCGAGCAATTCATATTGCTTGCTACCGAAATGTTTAAGCAAGGCAGCCTGTTCCTTTGTGAGCGAACGCTTGGCCGCTGCGTTGAACAGTGCTTCGCGACACTCGACGAGGTATTCGGCTTGACACCGTACGGGTAGAAAAGCTCCGAACACCAGGACGAGCACGGCAGCTTGCCACCGTCACGCGACGCGCCTTGGCGATCCTGCGACAACGTCCTTTCGATGAGATCGTCGCTCAATCCCTCGCGACGCTGGATGCGATTGCGAACAGATGATTTCGATTGCGTCGAACGCTTGTACATTCCGCTATGCCGACACGTTAATCGGGCTGCAGCATCTAGCGCATACGGAACTGAGAGCGCGCCTATCGGGACGTATCGTCACATCTGAGGATCGCGTCCTGCAGCGTGGTGTATCAAGACTTCACCACAGTTGGCGTAAAAAAGACAGCTTGAGGGCGGTCGTTGTCATTCTTGAGGTAGCGTTGGGTTTGCGACGACCTTAACGCAACCATATGGAGCCATGACCGACGCCACTATCGCCTTTTCGGAGCTCGCCGAATACTGGACATGTCCTCCTTTATCAGTCGTGTTCGGCGATTGAGAAGGTATCGAGCGGTGTTCTCCAGCCATCATGCGCCGTTTCTTTGCTCTAGACGTATCTCTCTTCGGTGATACGGCTGTGCACACGAATTAGCATAAGTTAAATATAGTTGCTAGTTGCATTTAACATTGCTCGTCTGAGATTCTCAGTCAGCAATCATTGCTATTGGATCACAACTGGCGCGACGTGCCTTCGTCCGCACCTGATGAATGCAATATCCCCATTTGTAAGCAATCGGTATCGCAATAGGGTACGCTTATCAGCGTGATCTTCTTCTTCATAGAAAGATGTCCGTTAACTTTGCACCCCATTCCTATGACCATAGCTAAATTCATCAGGGCAAATAGCGAAAAAATACTTGCTAAATGGGAAGTATTTGCGCGAACATTGGGAGCCGTTACTGAAAATATGTCCAGTACGGATTTGCGAGATCACGCCAAGCAGATATTAGAGTTTGTTGCAGCTGATATCGATGACGTGAGGCAAGACCTTCATGGGGACAGTCAACGCAGCCCGGCAGCACTCGCCGACTCCAAGGACAGTGCTTCATATATCCATGGCCGATTGCGCTATGCTAGTGGTTTTACACAACTACAGCTCATTGCCGAGTATCGGGCGCTCCGTGCGAGTGTACTGCGGCTTTGGGAACAAGACAGCGAATCGATCTCGCGGGACAGTCTGCACGACGTTATTCGCTTCAACGAGGCGATAGATGAGTCGATTTCTGAAGCGGCGATGGCGTTTTCTGAGAAGGTCAACGAAACCCGTGACCTGTTTTTAGCGATTCTGGGGCACGACCTACGTAGCCCGTTGGCAGCAACTTCAACAGCGGGAACCTATCTATCAACACCTGGTGTCTTCAACGAGCAAGTGAGGCAGATAGGAGGCCGGGTTAAGAGAAGTGCGGTGACAATGTCGGGTATGGTGGACGATCTGTTAGCGCTCGCTAGAACGCAGCTTGGTGATGGCATTGCCATCGAACGAGAAACTTGTGACCTCCTCCAGATGTGTGAATGGGCCATAGAGGATGCGCGTTCCGCACATCCACGGGCGTTATATGAACTGAGTGCCATTGGTGATCTTGCCGGTAGCTTTGACCGCCCGCGACTGCAACAATTGCTAACGAATTTGGCGAACAATGCTGCGCAGTATGGATCACCAGGCTTGCCTATTCTGATCAGCGTATCGGGTGAGGTAGAGCGCATAGTCTTTATGGTGCGCAATCAAGGACCGACGATCCCAAAAGATGCTTTACCCAAATTGTTCAGTTCGCTAGTTCAGTTACCTGAACAGAATGGCGACGAGAGGCCAAGGAGTAGCCTGGGGTTAGGGCTGTTTATTGCGAAGCAAATTGCAGTGGCACATGGAGGTAGTATTGATGTGACGTCAGACGAAGTAAATGGCACCGTTTTCTCAGTGATTATTCCGCGAACGTGACACTGGGAGGCGGCGGAGTAGTGAATTGAAATCAACTTCCTGGCCTAACGCGATGGCATGGACTTGTCCGCACAGTGGACAGGATGGTCAGTATATTCGCTGCCACATGGCAAAGCCAGAACGCCGGGAGATCTCTGATTATCTCCCGCCGATCTATCAGCGAGTAGTTCGCCGCGGCGCTTTCGCCGCGACTGTCGGCCTGTGGTGCAGGTTGGTCCCGACAAGCATTGGCACTGCATGCATAATGCATGCGCTGCCGCTGCGTTGTTGGTTTGCACACACCCGTCCTTAGGCGATGCGTGAGCGCTGGCCGAAAGTGGGCGAGTACGCATCCCCGCAGCCGCATCGGATTTACCTACGAGCTCCTCAAGAAATTTGCGCAGCGATTTTTCGAGATCGGCACGCAGCGTTTTCTAAGCGTTCAACGAATTACCGGCGTGTATAAGACGACTGCCCACAGACAGGCTCACGGCATGCCACTTGGTCAGTTCCTAACGTGCGTGGCAAATGGCCGGCGACTAGATAGCTTTGGCGATGGGCAGGGCAAATGTAACGGTCGCTCCAGAGCCAGGCCCTCGACTTCGGACGTCAACGCATCCTCCGTGAGCCTCGGCAATGTTCTTTGCAATGGTCAGGCCCAAACCTGCCCCAGGCTTTGTCCGATCGGGCGATTCGGCAAAACTCTTGAATGGCTCGAAGACCTCGCCCAATCGGTTCGGCTCGATACCAATACCGTTGTCCAAGATGCTGACCTCAAGCAAGCCACGCTCGACAAATGCTCGCATAGCGATGTCGGCCCCTTCAGCAGAATAGTGGCTCGCATTGAGTAGAACGTTACCTAAAGCTTGGGCAATTCGATCCGGATCGCAGTGCAGCCTGATGGAACGATCTGCCGTCTCCACACGCAGGAATTGCGCGCGGGCTGTAATCGAGGTGAAAGCGAAATCTACTGCGCGGTCGAGCACTTCGCCAACGTCGCTGTCGCGCGTCGCAATAGGCATGGCTTCTGGACCATCTAACCGAGCGGCTTGAAGCAAATCATCGATAAAGCGTGAAAGCTGCTTTGCTTGGCGCTCGACAACATGCGCCATGCGTGCGATCGAGGCGTCCACAGACAGCACTCGCATAGCAGTTGCCGCGCTCATGATCGGCACCAGAGGATTGCGCAGCTCATGCCCGAGCATCGACAGGAAAAGCGAGCGATCTTTGTCGGTGGCCTTCGCCTGGTCCTCGAGACGGCGACGCTCGCTAATGTCAGTGAGGGCGCAAAGCGACCCAGCCAGGCAGCCTGCGCCGTCGAAGAGTGGTCGAGCGTGAAAGACGAGGCGCCGGGACTGTCCATCCACGGCTTCCGCCAACAACTCCGTTGGAGGGACTTCCTTGCCTACAGCCGCCAAGGCGGGCGGCGAAAGCGCTGCGTCGACCGGACTTTCGTCAGGTAGCCAGAGCGCGACAAATCCACTCCAGCGGCCAGTATGCGAGTTGGGCCTGCCGCCCCACAAACGCTGCGCGGCTGCGTTGTACGACACCACGACTCCATGCGAGTCACAACGGAACGCCGGACAAGGCATCTGGGCGATTGCCCAATCCCAAGCTTGCGACCACTGGTTGCTATGCAGCAGGTGACTCGGCAAAGCGGAGTTATTGTCTCTACTCATCGATTTTGATTAGCGCAACGGCAAGCGCGCCCAATTGGCGCTGAAACGGGTCAATTATGGGTCAGCTCAATCCAAGTTGTGTAGGAATAGTTCTCATTTCGCTGTCAGCATGGAGCGTGAGAATTGATCGGCCTTTGAGCGTTCGGTTGATGACCAAGCAGCCCTGAATGGTATCGCGCATGGGCCTTATACGGGCATCCGATGGGAAGACTTACCCAAGAACTGGGCTATTGCAGCAGCATGACCTGGTGGCGACGACTGCGCAATTGGCAGGCCGCTGGCGTTTGGGACAAGTTGCACTGGCGATGCTGGTTAGGTTGCGCGAACACGATCAGATTGACTGGAGTCGCGCCAGGATCGACGAGGCAGCGTGGCCAGCCCCCGGGAAGCGGAAACTGGCCCAAAGCCAACGGACGAGGAAAACTGGGCAGCAAACGGCACATCGTCGTCGACGCTAGCGGCGTTCCGCTGGCTATCACGGTCCTGGGGGCAAACCGGCATGATTCGACAGCGTTCGAAAGCACTGAAGCGATCCCGGCCGTGCTAGGTTTGGATAGGCGACCGAGGAAACGCCCCCGCACACTGCATGCTGACAACGGCCAGGAATATACTCGATGCCGACGTTATTTGCGTAAGCGCGGCATCACAGCGCGCATTGCCCGCAAAGGCATCGAAAGCAAAGACCGCCTGGGTCGGCACCGCCGGGCCGTCGGGCGAACACATTCGAGGTTCGCCGGTTTCGGGAAGCTACGAATCCGTTTCGAACGCAGGCTCGATAGCCAGAAGGCGCTGCTTTCCATCGCAGCTGCGGTCATAACTTCACGCTTGGTAGATGACTTGTGTTAGCAGAGCTTAGTGCCGGTCAGTATCGTGCGAGGCCGCGGCGGCCTGTCTCCCTATCATGAAGCTAACTCAATGGGAGAAAACATGAAGTTTCCGATCCTGCCGCTGCTGACGGCACAGCTGACCGGCCGCGCCGCTGTGCTGTCCGCCAACGCACGCGCCGCCGTGGCGGGTAAGACTTACGTGATTACCGGCGCCTCCAGCGGTTTCGGCAAGGGCGTCGCGCTGGAACTGGCGGCGATGCGCGCCAACGTGGTACTGGCCGCGCGCCGCACCGGGGCGCTGGACGCCGTGGCCGCGGAAGCGACGGCGAAAGGCGGCAATGCCCTGGTGGTGACGACGGATGTCAGCCGGCAGGAAGAAGTGCAGCGCCTCCTCGATACGGCCGTGGCGCGCTTTGGCCGGGTGGACGTGTGGATCAACAATGCGGCCGCCGGTGCCATCGGCGTGTTCGACACGATTCCCGTCGAGGATCACGCCCGCGTGGTGGACGTCAACCTGAAAGGCCTGATATACGGCAGCCACGTGGCGCTACGGCAGTTCCGCAAGCAGGGCGCGGGGACGCTGGTTAACATGGGGTCAGTCGAGAGCGTGGTGCCGCAGGCGTATCACACCTCGTATTCGGTGACCAAGGCCGCCACGCTGGCGCTGGGCCGCGCGCTGAACGAGGAATTGCGGCTGACCGGTGCGCGCAACATTAAGGTGGCCACCGTGCTGCCTTGGGCCGCGGATACGCCGTTCTTCACGCACGCGGCCAACTACAGCGGCGGCACGCCGCGCATGCCGCTGATGGACGAACCGGGTAAGGTGGTGGATGCGATTGTGGGGGTGTCCGTGCACCCGCAGGAAGAGTTGGCCGCGGGATGGAAGGCCAAGGCCGCCTGTGCCGGTGCGCGGCTGTCACCCGACCTGGCGAACCGCTTCGCGGGAAACGTAATGCACCACTATCAGTTCGACACCGCACCGCCGGCACCAGTCACCGACGGCTCGCTGCACAGGGCGATGTTGGAAGGGACCGGCATCGACGATGGCCACCGCGACCGCATCGAGCGGGAAAACGCGGCGCGCCGTGGCAACTGACTGTAGAAGACAGTACGTAATTACGGAAAGACGAAGGCAACGCCGCATGGAGCTTGGGTTAGCGGCTCTTCGTAGCCCCTTTCTGCAGCTCGCATTCTCGTGAACGCTTTTTTGTTTCCGTCTTTTATGAACCTACTTCGGTCTCCCAACTTGAACAAGTCCCTCCGCTTAGATGGTCAACCGCTAGATGACGCTGCTTTGATAGCTGATCGCCAGACGTTGGTCGACCAGTTCAATGCTGCCGTCGGTTCACCAAGAAAAGCCATCGAAGAAATGTAAAGGAATTTTCCGAGATATCGCTGGCGCGCTATGTGTTCTGCGTTTTTACACGGACTGACATGAAGGAGGTGATTCGCCCAGCCACGCGAAAAACCACGCCAACGAAATGTGCTTTGAGAGCTGGCGAAGCTCACCAAAGGGCCGCACATAGACTCACCTGATGAGTAACGTTTCAAAAACGGCTAATGCCAAGCCATATGGACGACTTGATAGGCTATCCGCTGCACACTAAATGCGGCGCTAGAATCCGGAAATTTTTCTGTTTTAATGATGAGTTTCTCGATAAATCAATTGGATCTCAGATTTGTAAGGTGGGTGAAAAGTTTAAATTGGTCAGAGACGCCTGATCGCCCAGTTCCTGGAACGTCACTGCCCGGATTCAGGTGATGCGTTATTGACAGATGAACGCCATCTGCGCTGCCATGGTCGTGTCAGAACCCTTGATGCTATCTCGATCGAAATGTCTTTCTCGCAAAGGTAGCTCGCTGCAGCCCGAGTGCCCAGCATTTCCTGCATAACCAAGCTAACCTCTACTTCATCAGCACAAAGACGATCCGCCCTCAACTGTGCCGTATCATCATCGACTGAGTCCGTTGCCCTACGCTTAGCATCATTCATTGGTTTGCTCCAATTTTGGTCCAGTCTATGCTATCTGATTAGCTCGTACGACGATGCCAATAGACAGGACATCATTCTGTCAGAATTTGCGTACATCAAAAGTTCAGCAACCCCTGCATGGGCTACCGATCACACACTATGAATTAGCGTACATATCAGCAGAGTGCCCCAAATAGTCAAACAAGGGGGACCACAGCGCAAGATTGAAGGATCGCAGGGTAGGTCAAACCTTGGAAGTATTGAGCGCTTCTGCTTTTTGCACTCGCATCGGGTTCATCGTTGACAGTTTTCCTATAAGGTCCAAGTTTTGCTTCAACCATTGTTCCGCTGTGGCCACGCCGAGTTGGCGCAAGTGAAGTAGAAATGGCAACTCGGTGTTAAATTTGCTTGATAAGTGCAGCTTCTGAAGTTCTTCATTAGCACTAATCAGATGCAGTCGAACATCTGCTGAATGTATGCTGTCACTGTCTTCGACGTCGATTATCCCGCCCAGATGACGTATCTCGCTGATATCGCGCACGAAGCTGATATTGAAAGCGATTTCGCTAGTTCTGCTCATGATGTCGCTCATCGTCTTTGGTAGGCCAGGGCGCGCTATTGGATTATTCTGTACGATAACGATGTCAGCCGGACCTCTCTCAACCAGGGGTGATAGCGATGGATTGCCCACGAAACTACCATCCCAGTAAGATTCGCCATCGATCACTACAGGCGCGAACACGTACGGCAAACATGATGAAGCTGCAATCATCCGCGCGTCTAGTTCGCTACGAGTGAAAATACGGCCTGTGCCACTACGGATATTCGTAGCTGGGACGTATAACTCGATCTCTTCGCAAGCACGTACGCGCTCAAAGTCAATGAGCGTGCTTAGTAGAGGAATCATTGGATTCATGCTCAGCGGCGAAATAGGGGGTGCCAGAATCCCCGCAAAAAGTTGCATCAATTGGTAGCCCGGCGAAGTGGCCAATGTACCGCCGCCCGTTGCCCAGTCGACTGGCGAAGGGCGTGCTGGACTAACCATTGATGCCATAGAACTTAGCCCGTACCAAAAACGCTCCAGTGCAGCGCGAGCGCCTTCGCGACCGCCACCACGGGCATAGCCGTCGGCAACTACCGCGGCATTTACACTACCGGCGCTTGTACCGCTAATTGCAACAATCTCAAGCGCCGTTTCCTGCAAGAGGCGATCGAGAACACCCCATCCGAAGGCGCCCAGCGAGCCGCCCCCTTGTAGCCCGAGGCTAATTCGCTTGGTTCCGGCCGTCATTCATACTCTCCATCTAGGTT is part of the Pseudoduganella lutea genome and encodes:
- a CDS encoding PAS domain-containing hybrid sensor histidine kinase/response regulator, giving the protein MLPDKIFHSSFDRSPIGQYLLAPTENLEILAVNEAFLSSVSRTRAEVEGRPLFSVFPNDPNDYGDTGAQDLARSIAMAIETGQSQKMVAQRYPIEMHADGRSWFEDMYWSATNTPIYDEEGSLICISHTTIDVTDQVQSALSLRESEGRLNAYVSATSEVLYRMSPDWRYMHELDGRNFLKTTAGWAEYRIEQYVHPEDLALARHKIQEAIHRKSVFELEHRVLRQDDSPGWTFSRAVPLLDASGNIREWIGSASDITQRKLAEERLKEGERRKDEFLAMLAHELRNPLAPISSAAELLRIAPLDKDRVRQTSEVIIRQIRHMSSLVDDLMDVSRVSRGLVKLESIPIDIRQIVGEAIEQVTPLIQGRQHHLRVDLAPRTTVVNGDRKRLVQVIANLLNNAAKYTPKGGEIEIRAEAHGNNVMVSVLDNGIGMQPDLVRRVFDLFSQAEVTSDRTSGGLGLGLPLVKNLIELHEGTVKCESDGPGKGSKFTVCIPRLNVPTEPRSVHEATRTLPAQQHSLRLLVVDDNVDGARTLAMLLDAAGHTTFVVHHPADALACAESEAFDVCLLDIGLPDLDGKELARRLRQMPGMAKSIMIAVTGYGQEQDREQTLEAGFALHLVKPLDAAQLFSFLGTLNAS
- a CDS encoding diguanylate cyclase domain-containing protein yields the protein MLALLFIDPDGFKQVNDTMGHHTGPPADWRGAAEDRDGTAYRYGRAAGRRRIQRLACGREPGAPECLRSGRKILGDLQAPFLNGTSGVGIGASIGLVVWEGARSAADFEHLLQLADARMYLAKQSGKNRVVGP
- a CDS encoding methyl-accepting chemotaxis protein, with amino-acid sequence MRVKDLSIAKRLGLGFGIVSVLLVCLIMMSNVMLGRMDSNTDAIVHDRMPKIMATKDMLLEVNDIAIALRNMMLSPGSADRALQMDEIKASRTAIAGILNSMNVSMKRPQARALLAQITKDMDAYVVGQDQLIQLVNDGNLEAARTLLSTELRPLLARLKGSANELVNFQKGLSDEAAAAAAATYTESRLLSILIGVLAVAFAVGVAWWITVSIVRPVRRALEVANTVAAGDLTSQIDVETTDEMGQLLLAMKAMNESLARTVQVVRAGTDTIATAAAEVAAGSQDLSARTEQQASSLEETASSMEELTSTVKQSADNARQANSLAESASAIAMRGGNVIGQVVTTMDEIRASAAKIGDITSVIDSIAFQTNILALNAAVEAARAGEQGRGFAVVASEVRTLAQRSAAAAKEIKQLISDSTEKVADGAALVGQAGATMTEIVSSVNRVTGIMGEITTASTEQTAGIEQINQAVGEMDSVTQQNAALVEQASAASETMSEQAAKLAEAVSVFRLHAPMPPMSAGAKGASHPLRRPVLAMN
- a CDS encoding recombinase family protein; translation: MEVRWDEAGKPVPSERKPLAADRVALTPGRDADVALIRRIYALYIGQGAGDSAIARELSTEGLRTDLDKPSDAATVRPILTSEKCCGVLVFNQTTRKLRRPVAGNPESVWVRCENALAPIVSRDIFNHAQRVCAARASTPDRERILQALRDIHAHHGTINARLCQHSSLPGRTTIHALFGGYVEAYAAAGLPVQKTASGALGIRSRRMMMKWLIEQCAAKARLGPRGWRSPMPGMSSC
- a CDS encoding sensor histidine kinase, whose product is MIFFFIERCPLTLHPIPMTIAKFIRANSEKILAKWEVFARTLGAVTENMSSTDLRDHAKQILEFVAADIDDVRQDLHGDSQRSPAALADSKDSASYIHGRLRYASGFTQLQLIAEYRALRASVLRLWEQDSESISRDSLHDVIRFNEAIDESISEAAMAFSEKVNETRDLFLAILGHDLRSPLAATSTAGTYLSTPGVFNEQVRQIGGRVKRSAVTMSGMVDDLLALARTQLGDGIAIERETCDLLQMCEWAIEDARSAHPRALYELSAIGDLAGSFDRPRLQQLLTNLANNAAQYGSPGLPILISVSGEVERIVFMVRNQGPTIPKDALPKLFSSLVQLPEQNGDERPRSSLGLGLFIAKQIAVAHGGSIDVTSDEVNGTVFSVIIPRT
- a CDS encoding sensor histidine kinase, whose translation is MSRDNNSALPSHLLHSNQWSQAWDWAIAQMPCPAFRCDSHGVVVSYNAAAQRLWGGRPNSHTGRWSGFVALWLPDESPVDAALSPPALAAVGKEVPPTELLAEAVDGQSRRLVFHARPLFDGAGCLAGSLCALTDISERRRLEDQAKATDKDRSLFLSMLGHELRNPLVPIMSAATAMRVLSVDASIARMAHVVERQAKQLSRFIDDLLQAARLDGPEAMPIATRDSDVGEVLDRAVDFAFTSITARAQFLRVETADRSIRLHCDPDRIAQALGNVLLNASHYSAEGADIAMRAFVERGLLEVSILDNGIGIEPNRLGEVFEPFKSFAESPDRTKPGAGLGLTIAKNIAEAHGGCVDVRSRGPGSGATVTFALPIAKAI
- a CDS encoding IS5 family transposase; translation: MTWWRRLRNWQAAGVWDKLHWRCWLGCANTIRLTGVAPGSTRQRGQPPGSGNWPKANGRGKLGSKRHIVVDASGVPLAITVLGANRHDSTAFESTEAIPAVLGLDRRPRKRPRTLHADNGQEYTRCRRYLRKRGITARIARKGIESKDRLGRHRRAVGRTHSRFAGFGKLRIRFERRLDSQKALLSIAAAVITSRLVDDLC